A section of the Prochlorococcus sp. MIT 1341 genome encodes:
- a CDS encoding ABC transporter permease subunit has product MQLLLESLFNGVAIGSVLLIAALGLAIVFGLMGVINLAHGELMMLGAYSTYVTQLVFRLPILKPFYNSYVIVSLLVAFVVAALVGILLERSVIRRLYGRPLETLLATWGVSLILQQFVRSIPLAYASGLVITLLSGFIIPLFTPTQLLTNSRSKIVKAGSWGISVVLGLISSSWLATSISRLGRSSARNVDVTAPAWMRGGFDVGGITFPITRLVIIVITIIAVCSVTWFLNQSAWGMRIRAVTQNRSMSECLGISTQKVDVITFGIGSGLAGVAGVAVSLLGSVGPNVGASYIVGCFMVVVLGGVGNMFGTVIASFAIGIMTDLIGAGRLLSIWPDMPAPLSSTVDFFATTSMARVLVFALIVVFLQFKPSGLFPQKGRMIES; this is encoded by the coding sequence GTGCAATTACTTCTTGAAAGTCTATTTAATGGGGTAGCTATTGGTTCTGTTTTACTTATAGCTGCCCTCGGCCTAGCAATTGTATTTGGATTAATGGGTGTAATTAATCTTGCCCATGGAGAATTGATGATGCTGGGTGCATATTCCACATACGTAACACAACTAGTCTTCAGGCTTCCTATACTCAAACCTTTTTACAACTCATATGTAATCGTATCGTTACTAGTTGCTTTTGTAGTTGCAGCTCTTGTAGGAATACTTTTAGAACGCTCGGTAATTAGAAGGCTCTATGGGAGACCTTTAGAAACATTGCTGGCGACATGGGGAGTAAGTCTTATCCTCCAACAGTTTGTCAGAAGTATTCCTTTGGCATATGCAAGTGGGCTTGTAATTACATTGTTAAGTGGTTTCATTATTCCTCTCTTCACCCCAACCCAACTACTTACTAACAGCCGAAGCAAGATAGTGAAAGCAGGCAGTTGGGGGATCTCGGTTGTGCTTGGATTAATCTCCTCGAGTTGGTTAGCAACATCTATAAGTCGATTAGGTCGCTCTAGTGCAAGAAACGTTGATGTTACCGCACCAGCATGGATGCGTGGTGGATTTGATGTTGGAGGAATAACTTTCCCAATTACACGTCTTGTAATTATTGTCATCACAATCATTGCGGTTTGTTCCGTTACCTGGTTCTTAAACCAAAGTGCCTGGGGTATGCGTATACGAGCTGTCACTCAAAATCGATCGATGAGTGAGTGTCTTGGTATCTCTACTCAAAAAGTAGATGTAATTACTTTTGGGATTGGATCAGGACTTGCCGGCGTCGCAGGAGTAGCTGTTTCACTACTCGGGTCTGTCGGCCCAAATGTTGGAGCAAGCTACATAGTCGGGTGTTTCATGGTTGTTGTCCTTGGAGGTGTTGGGAACATGTTTGGGACAGTTATTGCCTCCTTTGCAATAGGAATCATGACGGACTTAATTGGTGCCGGCAGATTGCTCTCGATATGGCCTGATATGCCTGCACCGCTTTCATCAACAGTCGACTTCTTTGCCACAACAAGTATGGCCAGAGTTTTGGTTTTTGCTTTAATCGTGGTCTTCCTGCAATTCAAGCCTTCAGGATTATTCCCTCAAAAGGGAAGGATGATAGAGAGTTAA